The following proteins come from a genomic window of Thermocrinis jamiesonii:
- a CDS encoding sodium-dependent bicarbonate transport family permease, translating into MSLELVLQNILNPPILFFFLGMLAVFVKSDLDIPQPLPKFFSLFLLISIGLQGGYKIAQSSLSLYVLLVLLSAVFMAVAVPIYGFFILRLKLDVYNAAAIAATYGSISAVTFITGGAFLNSLGESYGGYMVAAMALMESPAIIVGLLLVSLLAKNQNGEERANWKEIFKEAFFNGSVFLLMGSFFVGILVGEKGWKSMEPFFGNLFKPMLAFFLLDMGIVAARQMGTIKKVGRFLVAFGILFPIFNAAVAILLAKLLGFSKGDAFMFSLLCASASYIAVPAAMRLSLPEANPSFYVTMSLALTFPFNITIGIPLYYQLISLIWG; encoded by the coding sequence ATGAGCTTAGAGCTTGTGCTTCAGAACATACTCAACCCTCCCATACTGTTTTTCTTTTTGGGTATGCTTGCGGTTTTTGTAAAGTCTGACCTTGATATTCCACAACCTTTACCTAAGTTCTTCTCTCTCTTCCTTTTAATATCCATAGGTTTGCAGGGTGGTTATAAGATAGCCCAAAGCAGTCTAAGTCTTTATGTTTTATTGGTTCTACTTTCTGCCGTGTTTATGGCAGTGGCGGTTCCAATATACGGCTTTTTCATACTTAGGTTAAAGCTTGATGTGTATAATGCCGCTGCGATAGCGGCTACCTATGGCTCTATAAGTGCGGTTACCTTTATAACAGGTGGAGCCTTTCTTAACTCTTTGGGAGAAAGTTATGGTGGATACATGGTGGCGGCAATGGCTCTTATGGAGTCACCAGCCATAATAGTGGGTTTATTGCTTGTTTCTTTGCTTGCTAAAAATCAAAATGGCGAAGAAAGGGCAAACTGGAAGGAAATATTCAAAGAAGCATTCTTTAATGGTTCAGTTTTCTTGCTTATGGGCTCCTTTTTTGTGGGCATTCTTGTAGGAGAAAAGGGTTGGAAAAGTATGGAACCCTTTTTTGGAAACCTTTTTAAACCTATGTTAGCTTTCTTTCTGCTTGACATGGGGATAGTAGCCGCAAGGCAGATGGGCACGATAAAGAAAGTAGGTAGATTTTTAGTAGCCTTTGGTATTCTTTTTCCTATTTTCAACGCAGCAGTTGCGATATTACTGGCAAAGCTTTTAGGGTTTTCTAAAGGAGATGCCTTTATGTTTTCTTTGCTATGTGCAAGTGCATCCTATATAGCGGTGCCCGCAGCAATGAGACTTTCTCTTCCAGAAGCAAACCCAAGTTTTTATGTTACCATGAGCTTAGCCTTAACTTTCCCCTTTAACATTACCATAGGTATTCCTTTATACTATCAATTGATTAGCCTTATATGGGGGTAA
- a CDS encoding ferredoxin oxidoreductase, which translates to MYYVAEVNEAECAKYNCKQCVLFCPEPNTLMYESSKHTAWVNTSRCKGCAICVYVCSDLLKRNCIRMVMMTSGD; encoded by the coding sequence ATGTATTACGTGGCGGAGGTAAATGAGGCTGAATGTGCAAAGTATAACTGCAAGCAGTGTGTGCTCTTTTGTCCCGAGCCAAACACTCTTATGTATGAAAGTTCTAAGCACACCGCTTGGGTAAATACTTCAAGATGTAAAGGTTGTGCCATATGCGTTTATGTGTGTTCTGACCTTCTAAAGAGAAACTGCATACGGATGGTTATGATGACTTCGGGAGACTAA
- a CDS encoding peptidoglycan DD-metalloendopeptidase family protein: MQKVRATADGVVDFVGWYGEYGNTVILKHSSGYTTLYAHLSKIEVKPGQEVKAGQVLGRVGSTGRSTGPHLHYKVRLNGKHLNPSSFLVLK, translated from the coding sequence GTGCAAAAGGTTAGGGCGACCGCAGACGGTGTAGTGGATTTTGTAGGATGGTATGGGGAATACGGAAATACAGTTATACTAAAACATTCTTCGGGCTATACCACCCTGTATGCCCATTTATCAAAGATTGAGGTAAAGCCAGGTCAAGAGGTTAAAGCTGGTCAGGTTTTGGGAAGGGTTGGCTCTACAGGCAGAAGCACAGGACCCCATCTTCATTACAAGGTTAGGCTAAACGGAAAGCATTTGAACCCTTCAAGTTTTCTGGTTTTAAAATAG
- a CDS encoding M23 family metallopeptidase, translating into MREYISIILVQHEGEPPKTIRIRKAYLKALFILLGMLLFSSLMAYIFGLSLLFEKLYLEAQVKKLEEENRKISQKKQKLGEEKRLLAQKLKSLETRLIEIESYLSQRGITNIKVSGGLGGPSYQGSSHLDISHIEFLESRAKQILSDIRSIPLGYPVYGRITSTLGWRKNPFGKGYEFHTGIDIEAPMGAKG; encoded by the coding sequence ATGAGGGAATATATAAGCATAATTTTAGTTCAACACGAGGGGGAGCCTCCCAAGACTATTAGAATTCGCAAAGCTTACCTGAAAGCCCTTTTTATTCTCCTTGGCATGCTTCTTTTTTCGTCCTTAATGGCTTACATCTTTGGCTTATCCTTACTTTTCGAGAAGCTTTATCTGGAAGCTCAAGTAAAGAAGCTTGAGGAAGAAAACAGGAAAATATCCCAGAAGAAACAAAAACTCGGTGAGGAAAAACGCCTATTAGCCCAAAAGCTAAAATCTTTAGAAACCCGCCTGATAGAAATAGAGTCCTATCTATCCCAGAGAGGTATTACAAATATCAAAGTTTCTGGTGGATTGGGTGGACCAAGTTATCAAGGGTCATCCCACCTGGATATTTCACATATAGAGTTTCTTGAAAGTAGAGCTAAGCAGATACTTTCAGATATCAGAAGCATACCCTTAGGCTATCCTGTTTATGGAAGAATAACATCAACCTTAGGCTGGAGAAAGAATCCTTTTGGAAAAGGGTACGAGTTTCACACTGGCATTGACATAGAAGCTCCTATGGGTGCAAAAGGTTAG
- a CDS encoding UbiA-like polyprenyltransferase → MNLKAYAELTKFEHTIFALPFLLSSVVLLVDSFPSLWKLFWILLAFVSARTLGMSLNRLIDLPIDKQNPRTKDWIHAKGIISEESIKRLAILSGALFLLSSAMINLHTFFLAPLVVFLLWLYPYAKRITYYPHLVLGVVYFLIPVAVDIALNESISKTALVLGVGMGFWVAGFDVLYSLQDYEFDKSFGLKSIPVKFGLGKAIKISRAFHSITFLFLFSLIFFVDFLGFIYVLGMLLLGAFLFYEHSLVKENDLSKINKAFFTVNGYVSIAYFLTVLFDRLL, encoded by the coding sequence GTGGTCTTGCTGGTGGATAGTTTTCCCTCCCTTTGGAAACTCTTCTGGATACTCTTAGCTTTTGTATCCGCAAGGACCTTGGGAATGTCCCTAAACAGACTAATAGACCTTCCCATAGATAAGCAAAACCCACGCACAAAAGATTGGATACACGCTAAAGGAATCATTTCGGAAGAAAGCATAAAAAGATTGGCAATTTTGTCAGGAGCCTTATTCCTTCTTTCCTCTGCGATGATAAACTTGCATACCTTTTTCCTTGCCCCTTTGGTTGTGTTTCTCCTTTGGCTTTATCCTTACGCAAAGAGAATAACCTACTACCCCCATCTTGTGTTGGGCGTGGTCTATTTTCTCATACCTGTGGCGGTTGATATTGCCTTAAACGAAAGTATATCTAAGACCGCTCTTGTGCTCGGAGTGGGAATGGGTTTTTGGGTTGCAGGCTTTGACGTTCTCTACTCCCTTCAGGATTATGAGTTTGACAAAAGCTTTGGTCTTAAGTCCATACCAGTCAAGTTCGGGCTTGGAAAGGCAATAAAAATATCGCGAGCCTTCCACTCTATAACTTTTCTGTTCCTTTTTAGTTTGATCTTTTTTGTAGATTTTCTGGGTTTTATTTACGTTCTTGGTATGCTCCTTCTTGGAGCTTTTCTTTTCTACGAGCATTCCCTTGTAAAAGAGAATGACCTTTCAAAGATAAACAAGGCTTTTTTTACTGTCAATGGCTATGTGAGCATAGCATACTTTTTGACAGTTCTCTTTGATAGATTGCTATAA
- a CDS encoding thiamine pyrophosphate-dependent enzyme, with product MGLEYVRISPGFERYMPKDYVDLVKYGQFGKQIDVQQLGQFKELLEEHPMCAGCFMAYFIRVFYAALPNPEDTIVIGTAGCARLALSQAAVPFIYGNYGDTNAVASGLKRALTIRFPDKHKDVVVIAGDGGLIDIGFGMTMHSWFRKEKFTTIMVDNEVYGNTGGQESGMSPKGVQLKMAPKGKQFDKINAVELAKVAGCVYVAKLAPTNPKRIAKTVRRAILAARHFGPTFIHAYTSCNIEYSIPTEKVLEDARKREKQDFAFYEWMTDEVREFFEEIERKPEEVKA from the coding sequence ATGGGTTTGGAATACGTAAGGATCTCTCCAGGCTTTGAGAGATACATGCCCAAAGACTATGTGGATTTAGTCAAATATGGGCAGTTTGGCAAGCAAATAGATGTGCAACAGCTTGGACAGTTCAAAGAGCTTTTAGAAGAGCATCCAATGTGTGCTGGATGCTTCATGGCTTACTTCATAAGGGTCTTTTATGCAGCCTTGCCCAATCCAGAGGATACCATAGTTATAGGCACAGCAGGGTGTGCAAGGCTCGCCCTTTCTCAGGCAGCAGTTCCTTTCATTTATGGAAACTACGGAGACACAAACGCAGTAGCTTCTGGTCTTAAAAGAGCGCTTACCATCAGGTTCCCAGACAAACACAAAGACGTGGTGGTTATAGCAGGAGACGGTGGTCTTATAGACATAGGTTTTGGTATGACCATGCACTCTTGGTTCAGAAAAGAAAAATTCACAACCATAATGGTGGACAATGAAGTTTATGGAAACACCGGAGGTCAAGAGAGTGGAATGTCTCCAAAGGGTGTTCAACTTAAGATGGCGCCAAAAGGTAAACAGTTTGATAAAATAAATGCGGTGGAGCTAGCAAAGGTAGCAGGTTGTGTCTATGTAGCAAAGCTTGCTCCCACAAACCCCAAAAGGATTGCAAAGACAGTAAGAAGAGCTATTCTTGCCGCAAGGCACTTTGGTCCAACCTTCATACACGCATACACTTCTTGCAACATAGAGTATTCCATACCCACAGAAAAAGTTCTTGAAGATGCAAGGAAAAGAGAAAAGCAGGACTTTGCCTTTTACGAGTGGATGACCGACGAAGTCAGAGAATTCTTTGAGGAGATAGAAAGGAAGCCTGAGGAGGTAAAGGCATGA
- a CDS encoding P-II family nitrogen regulator gives MIAQKKVEIVVNKPYLKRILEFLESKGVKGYTVIEDALGLGERGLMRGDEITDTFKNSYIFTVCEEKIAEEIAKDIVPYLKKYGGVCLISDVLYVKH, from the coding sequence ATGATTGCACAAAAGAAAGTAGAGATTGTGGTAAACAAGCCTTACCTGAAGAGAATTTTGGAATTTTTGGAAAGTAAAGGTGTGAAAGGTTACACGGTTATAGAGGATGCCCTTGGGCTTGGTGAAAGAGGATTGATGAGGGGGGATGAGATCACAGATACTTTTAAAAACAGCTATATCTTTACTGTTTGCGAAGAGAAAATAGCGGAAGAGATAGCCAAAGACATTGTCCCTTATCTGAAAAAATACGGTGGAGTGTGCTTAATTTCAGATGTGCTTTATGTAAAACACTAA
- the thiD gene encoding bifunctional hydroxymethylpyrimidine kinase/phosphomethylpyrimidine kinase, with translation MCIPKVLTVAGSDSGGGAGIQADLKTFTALGVFGMSAITSITVQNTVGVFGVWDLPPEVVYAQIKVVVEDIGVDVVKTGMLSHSAIVEAVAKAIKDFNIQKLVVDPVMRAKSGDPLLKSSDELALKELLIPLATIITPNIPEAEALTGIKIKTVEDMEQACKALYSLGTKAVLVKGGHMEGDRLVDVLYDGSGFEYLIYERINTKNTHGTGCTLASAIASYLAKGLELKEAVKKARDYVQGAIKHSLSIGKGHGPLNHMWLFYPSL, from the coding sequence ATGTGTATTCCTAAGGTTTTAACTGTGGCAGGGTCCGATAGTGGAGGTGGAGCAGGTATTCAGGCAGATTTGAAGACTTTTACCGCCCTTGGTGTTTTTGGAATGAGCGCCATTACTTCCATCACCGTTCAAAACACAGTTGGAGTTTTTGGGGTGTGGGATTTGCCACCTGAGGTTGTCTATGCGCAGATAAAGGTGGTGGTAGAGGACATAGGTGTGGATGTGGTAAAAACAGGTATGCTTTCTCATAGCGCAATAGTGGAAGCAGTAGCAAAGGCTATAAAGGACTTTAACATCCAAAAGTTGGTTGTGGATCCAGTTATGCGGGCAAAGTCTGGCGATCCGCTTTTGAAAAGTTCCGACGAATTGGCTCTCAAAGAGCTTCTCATACCTTTAGCCACCATCATTACCCCAAACATACCAGAAGCAGAAGCCCTTACGGGTATAAAGATAAAGACCGTAGAAGATATGGAGCAGGCATGTAAAGCACTCTACTCTCTTGGGACAAAGGCAGTTCTTGTTAAAGGCGGTCATATGGAAGGGGATAGACTGGTGGATGTTCTTTATGACGGTTCAGGCTTTGAGTATTTAATTTACGAAAGGATAAATACAAAAAACACACATGGCACCGGTTGCACCTTAGCTTCTGCAATCGCAAGCTATTTAGCAAAAGGTTTAGAGCTTAAAGAAGCGGTAAAGAAGGCTCGGGATTACGTGCAAGGAGCTATAAAGCACTCTCTTAGCATCGGAAAGGGCCACGGGCCTTTGAATCACATGTGGCTGTTCTATCCTTCTTTGTAG
- a CDS encoding GTP-binding protein — protein MMIPAFVITGFLGSGKTTLLLNSARKHFKDKKVAVIVNEFGEVGVDGKVLENVYSSVVELPEGCICCTLHAEFEKALSEIREKYSPEVILVETSGSAEPFPVAFSLKSLGCSLEAIICVIDAKNFHKYKQDHTALYQIGGSNVVVINKVDLVSQEELQNLEEEVRSIWETYALRNTFTGEKVYSRLSIYKTAYGILPEEFFAGSYSLNDLLEISQGDHHHHSYYQSVQYYEEPIEYEELQRMFKELPEEVVRAKGIIRIKHAPYPVLVNYSFGYFDFGNELPNYKGKSFLVFISKTPAPIRMKL, from the coding sequence ATGATGATCCCCGCCTTTGTAATAACAGGTTTTTTGGGAAGTGGAAAAACCACACTGCTTTTAAACTCCGCAAGGAAGCATTTCAAAGATAAAAAGGTAGCGGTTATAGTAAATGAGTTTGGAGAAGTTGGCGTAGATGGCAAAGTGCTTGAAAATGTATATTCAAGCGTGGTAGAACTGCCGGAAGGGTGTATATGCTGTACTTTGCATGCAGAGTTTGAAAAAGCTTTATCGGAAATAAGGGAAAAGTATAGCCCGGAGGTTATTTTGGTGGAAACTTCTGGATCCGCTGAGCCCTTTCCTGTAGCCTTCAGTCTCAAAAGCTTAGGATGCTCTTTGGAAGCCATAATCTGCGTAATAGACGCTAAAAACTTTCACAAATACAAACAGGACCATACAGCCCTTTATCAGATCGGTGGATCCAACGTGGTGGTTATAAACAAAGTGGATCTTGTTTCTCAGGAAGAGCTTCAAAATTTGGAAGAAGAAGTTAGAAGTATTTGGGAAACTTACGCACTAAGAAATACTTTTACCGGAGAGAAAGTTTACAGTAGGCTTAGCATTTATAAGACCGCTTATGGCATACTTCCGGAGGAATTTTTCGCAGGATCCTACTCTTTGAACGATCTACTTGAAATTTCACAAGGTGATCATCACCACCATTCATACTACCAAAGCGTGCAATACTACGAAGAGCCTATTGAATACGAAGAACTACAAAGGATGTTCAAAGAGCTACCTGAGGAAGTTGTAAGGGCAAAGGGAATAATTAGGATAAAGCACGCACCCTATCCTGTGCTTGTAAATTACAGCTTTGGATACTTTGACTTTGGAAATGAGCTTCCCAATTACAAAGGTAAAAGTTTTTTAGTATTCATATCAAAAACTCCCGCACCCATTCGTATGAAGTTGTAG
- a CDS encoding 2-oxoacid:acceptor oxidoreductase family protein: MKRYNIRIAGVGGQGVVTSAHIIGNAMSAAGKYATLVPFFGSEKRMAPVEAYVRVSDQPIYEVGEVVYPNVIMIYHPQVITHGKSYTMPFYSGLKENGTVIINTDVDIIPEEDWKILEELNTKVYMFPATKLALDIAGTELATNMAMVGLFFGITRLVGFEHIEQAVRERFLGNTFVASGGTTALDSAIEKKFKKKMELLEKNMQVIKEAFKIAEEKGWVEEEAYTR; encoded by the coding sequence ATGAAAAGGTATAACATACGCATAGCAGGTGTTGGTGGGCAGGGGGTCGTCACCTCCGCCCATATTATTGGAAATGCTATGTCTGCGGCAGGAAAGTATGCTACATTGGTTCCCTTCTTTGGCTCTGAAAAGAGAATGGCTCCGGTGGAAGCTTACGTAAGGGTTTCAGATCAGCCCATCTACGAAGTGGGAGAGGTGGTCTATCCAAACGTGATAATGATCTACCATCCTCAGGTTATAACACACGGAAAGTCCTACACCATGCCCTTTTACTCTGGACTTAAGGAAAACGGAACTGTTATAATAAATACAGACGTGGATATAATACCTGAAGAGGATTGGAAAATTCTTGAAGAGCTCAACACTAAGGTTTATATGTTTCCCGCAACAAAGTTAGCCCTAGACATAGCGGGCACAGAACTTGCTACTAACATGGCTATGGTAGGGCTGTTCTTTGGAATAACAAGGCTTGTAGGTTTTGAACATATAGAGCAGGCGGTTAGGGAAAGATTTTTGGGCAATACCTTTGTTGCCTCTGGAGGAACCACAGCCCTTGACAGTGCAATAGAAAAGAAGTTTAAGAAGAAAATGGAACTGCTTGAAAAGAATATGCAGGTCATAAAAGAGGCGTTTAAGATTGCGGAGGAAAAGGGATGGGTAGAGGAAGAAGCTTACACACGATAA
- a CDS encoding RidA family protein yields the protein MKTEVFTDRAPKPVGPYSQAVRVGNFLFLSGQIGIEPSTGRLKENFQEQAKQVFENIGAILEQAGYSWEDVVRVVVYLKDLSKFKELNDIYEKIFKEVKVKPARSTVEVSNLPLGAMIEVEITAYKEG from the coding sequence ATGAAGACAGAGGTTTTTACGGATAGGGCACCAAAGCCAGTGGGTCCTTACTCCCAAGCGGTAAGGGTAGGGAATTTCCTGTTTCTTTCAGGACAGATAGGCATAGAGCCAAGCACGGGCAGGTTAAAGGAAAACTTTCAGGAGCAAGCAAAACAGGTTTTTGAAAACATAGGTGCAATCCTTGAGCAAGCAGGATACTCTTGGGAGGATGTGGTTAGGGTTGTGGTGTATCTAAAGGACCTTTCAAAGTTTAAGGAGTTAAACGACATCTACGAGAAGATCTTCAAAGAAGTTAAAGTTAAACCAGCAAGAAGCACTGTAGAAGTTAGCAACCTACCACTTGGAGCGATGATTGAGGTGGAAATCACCGCCTACAAAGAAGGATAG
- a CDS encoding transketolase C-terminal domain-containing protein, whose amino-acid sequence MPEQRVVDADYLLLEAPRERKFITGAQAMAEAVKRANVDIAIAYPITPQSEVMHLVGDLWAQGYLRDYYRAEEEYGAMSAIAGAVRGGARAFSATSGPGLLRGLEAIASWPGHRIPAVLGVLTRVVNAPLSIQPDNIEISYLLNCGMIVLHAENQQDVFDFTLAGFVISEKVDVYIPVAVCTEGFFVTHAKGYVNMTPEDMKLPPRDPYKAPVPPTDCEIPPARIQRDAPVQKSNFMSYLIHAVWQQEVWASNIRAMKYIYKYLGGPIEVVNPDAEVFIVASGCAAAQGREAVRYSQMEGLNVGLVKVKSIRPFPEKEIREVLKKAKAVIVPEHNIVGWLAKEIKATIPDNDKVIGGPRVYGGMTLPVELIMEKVYSAFGIKKEKKVVV is encoded by the coding sequence ATGCCAGAGCAGAGAGTTGTAGATGCAGATTATCTTCTTTTAGAAGCTCCAAGGGAGCGCAAGTTTATAACAGGTGCCCAAGCTATGGCAGAGGCAGTCAAGCGTGCCAACGTAGATATTGCCATAGCCTATCCTATCACTCCCCAATCTGAGGTTATGCACCTTGTAGGAGATCTTTGGGCTCAGGGCTATCTTAGGGATTACTACAGGGCAGAAGAGGAATATGGTGCTATGTCTGCCATAGCGGGTGCGGTAAGAGGTGGTGCAAGGGCTTTTTCTGCTACCTCAGGACCTGGTCTTTTAAGAGGTCTTGAAGCAATTGCTTCTTGGCCAGGGCACAGAATACCTGCGGTGCTTGGTGTGCTAACAAGAGTAGTAAATGCTCCCCTTTCCATACAGCCTGACAACATAGAGATCTCTTACCTTTTGAACTGTGGGATGATAGTTCTGCATGCAGAAAATCAGCAGGATGTTTTTGACTTTACTTTGGCGGGTTTTGTAATATCCGAAAAGGTGGATGTTTATATACCGGTAGCAGTTTGCACCGAAGGATTTTTCGTTACTCACGCAAAGGGTTACGTGAATATGACCCCAGAAGATATGAAGTTACCCCCAAGGGACCCATATAAGGCACCAGTTCCACCCACCGACTGCGAAATACCTCCCGCAAGGATCCAAAGGGATGCGCCAGTTCAGAAGTCTAACTTTATGAGCTATCTAATACACGCGGTGTGGCAACAGGAAGTTTGGGCTTCAAACATAAGGGCTATGAAATACATATACAAGTATCTAGGTGGTCCAATAGAGGTGGTAAATCCTGATGCGGAGGTGTTTATAGTAGCCTCTGGCTGTGCAGCGGCGCAGGGAAGGGAAGCGGTAAGGTATTCGCAGATGGAAGGCCTAAATGTTGGCCTTGTTAAAGTAAAATCCATAAGACCGTTCCCAGAAAAGGAGATAAGGGAAGTACTTAAAAAGGCAAAGGCTGTAATAGTTCCAGAGCACAACATAGTAGGATGGTTAGCCAAAGAAATTAAGGCTACCATTCCAGACAACGATAAGGTTATAGGTGGTCCAAGGGTTTACGGCGGTATGACCTTGCCAGTGGAACTTATCATGGAAAAGGTATATTCCGCCTTTGGCATAAAGAAGGAAAAGAAAGTAGTAGTCTAA
- a CDS encoding carbon monoxide dehydrogenase beta subunit family protein → MRVLPGPVGYMPTPAAFEGVELPPPGKALLYGEIVDEEVAMREAAKALLTRRNPTIFPGPLVLWGWNASAMEKAKAVLELAMEIPNCRIIPMPDYRPKYPKIDPEAEINPNHPNLTILHNKIEVCIFVGVHCHYANLSLRMIRAGTNCFTIALCAEMGHEDAMVSLRDVHADEIRKFKDVLVQVRKELGIEWEPKLPPENPSLPPEKYETLSALDYGEYLYLLMPKKGETVEESE, encoded by the coding sequence ATGCGAGTGCTACCTGGACCTGTCGGTTATATGCCTACCCCAGCTGCTTTTGAAGGAGTGGAACTACCTCCGCCAGGTAAAGCTTTGCTTTATGGTGAAATAGTGGACGAAGAAGTCGCTATGAGGGAAGCGGCAAAGGCTTTGCTTACACGCAGAAACCCTACCATATTCCCGGGACCTTTGGTTTTGTGGGGTTGGAACGCATCAGCTATGGAGAAGGCTAAGGCTGTGTTGGAACTTGCTATGGAAATTCCCAATTGCAGAATTATTCCTATGCCAGACTACAGACCAAAGTATCCAAAGATAGACCCAGAGGCGGAAATAAATCCAAATCATCCAAACCTTACCATACTTCACAATAAGATAGAAGTCTGTATATTCGTAGGGGTTCATTGTCATTATGCAAACCTTTCTCTTAGGATGATAAGAGCAGGAACAAATTGCTTTACTATAGCCTTGTGTGCAGAGATGGGACACGAAGACGCAATGGTCTCTCTAAGGGATGTGCATGCAGACGAAATAAGGAAGTTCAAGGATGTGCTTGTGCAAGTAAGAAAGGAGCTTGGTATAGAGTGGGAACCCAAGCTTCCTCCAGAAAATCCATCCCTTCCACCTGAAAAATACGAAACCCTTTCTGCACTAGATTACGGAGAATACTTATACCTTCTTATGCCTAAAAAAGGCGAGACTGTAGAAGAAAGCGAATAA
- a CDS encoding bactofilin family protein translates to MFGGKKKEPSVSQEIKTLISAGTIFEGNITVPEGITRIDGKVVGNINGNGCVIIGESGSVKGDISVDSLIAYGEISGNIKARSVELKNGSKVLGNLEVSELYVEKGAIYNGECRMVEGFKENP, encoded by the coding sequence ATGTTTGGCGGTAAAAAAAAGGAACCGAGTGTAAGTCAGGAAATTAAAACTCTGATAAGTGCAGGAACGATTTTTGAAGGCAACATTACAGTCCCAGAGGGGATTACACGAATAGACGGGAAAGTTGTGGGAAATATTAACGGCAATGGCTGTGTCATAATAGGGGAAAGCGGAAGTGTGAAGGGAGATATAAGCGTGGATAGTTTAATCGCATACGGAGAGATTTCGGGAAATATAAAGGCAAGAAGTGTAGAGCTCAAGAATGGTTCTAAGGTTTTGGGTAACCTTGAAGTTTCCGAGCTTTATGTGGAGAAGGGAGCGATCTACAATGGCGAGTGCAGAATGGTAGAAGGTTTTAAGGAAAACCCTTAG
- a CDS encoding glycine--tRNA ligase subunit alpha yields MFFQDIIINLQRFWAEKGCAVWQPYDIETGAGTMNPATFLKVLGPKPWNVAYVEPSRRPKDGRYGENPNRLQHYFQFQVILKPAPDNPQDLYLESLQALGIDPKEHDIRFVEDDWESPTLGAWGLGWEVWLDGMEITQFTYFQQAGGIDLEEISVEITYGLERIAMYLQGVDSVYDIKWNQWLTYGDVFKKAEYEWSVYNFEKSDPNLLFNLYELYEGEVKRLLQERLVLPAYDYLLKCSHTFNLLDARGVISVQERARYIRRMNNLAKEIAKLYLEVYA; encoded by the coding sequence ATGTTTTTCCAAGACATCATCATAAACTTACAGCGCTTTTGGGCTGAAAAAGGATGCGCAGTTTGGCAACCTTATGACATAGAAACGGGTGCTGGGACGATGAATCCCGCTACCTTTTTAAAAGTGCTTGGACCTAAGCCTTGGAATGTGGCTTATGTGGAACCTTCCAGAAGGCCAAAGGATGGAAGATACGGAGAAAATCCCAATAGGCTTCAGCACTACTTTCAGTTTCAAGTAATACTAAAGCCTGCACCAGACAATCCGCAAGATCTTTACCTTGAAAGCTTACAAGCCTTGGGCATTGACCCAAAGGAGCACGATATAAGGTTTGTGGAGGACGATTGGGAATCTCCCACCTTAGGTGCCTGGGGCTTGGGATGGGAGGTTTGGCTTGACGGTATGGAAATAACTCAATTTACTTACTTTCAGCAGGCTGGTGGGATAGATCTTGAAGAAATCTCCGTGGAGATAACCTATGGACTGGAGCGTATCGCCATGTATCTTCAGGGTGTGGATAGCGTTTATGACATAAAGTGGAATCAGTGGCTTACCTACGGAGATGTGTTTAAAAAAGCAGAATACGAGTGGAGCGTGTATAACTTTGAAAAGTCGGATCCCAATCTTCTTTTTAATCTCTACGAGCTATACGAAGGAGAGGTAAAAAGGCTACTCCAAGAGCGGTTAGTTCTTCCCGCATATGACTACCTCCTCAAATGTTCCCACACCTTTAACCTACTGGATGCAAGGGGTGTAATATCCGTGCAGGAAAGGGCAAGGTATATACGCAGGATGAACAACTTAGCAAAGGAGATAGCCAAACTCTACCTTGAGGTGTATGCATGA